A genomic stretch from Microplitis mediator isolate UGA2020A chromosome 10, iyMicMedi2.1, whole genome shotgun sequence includes:
- the LOC130676194 gene encoding ankyrin repeat domain-containing protein 17-like isoform X6, giving the protein MQNVAQGTSSDSQNNDRTSVVHDITSSTPQSSNSSPTKSETETFSEPQPRFMTDSSESEEDSISEPDIFRASLDQSTLEESHHHLEPSKFLLTPEDPERSVDPETQARLEALLEAAGIGKLSSSDGKHLADHEVLRRLTSSVSCALDEAAAALTRMRSDNPRGQNEKRSLVEACTDGDVGTVRKLLTEGRSVHETTEEGESLLSLACSAGYYELAQVLLAMNANVEDRGIKGDCTPLMEAASAGHVDIVSLLIAHGADVNAQSTSGNTPLMYGCAGGHENVVKALLEAGANVEDHNENGHTPLMEAASAGHVPVAKILLEHGAGINTHSNEFKESALTLACYKGHLDMVRFLLEAGADQEHKTDEMHTALMEASMDGHVEVARLLLDSGAQVNMPTDSFESPLTLAACGGHVDLAMLLIERGANIEEVNDEGYTPLMEAAREGHEEMVALLLSQGANINAQTEETQETALTLACCGGFLEVADFLIKAGADIELGASTPLMEAAQEGHLDLVRYLLESGADVHAQTQTGDTALTYACENGHTDVADLLLQFGADLEHESEGGRTPLMKACRAGHLCTVQFLISKLASLNRNTTNNDHTPLSLACAGGHLAVVELLLAQSADPFHKLKDNSTMLIEAAKGGHTSVVQLLLDYPHSIMMNAQHNAATPAPMLQQQMQQQQPQQQQLQQQQQPQPSQVIQPQPLPQQQQPQQQQQQQQQLQQQPIIPQLQPQNLSHQQQVPMSHQQAPSLQQPQHQQQQQSPEQNQNQNLQPKHNSQKSLLRKNRSVTVMPDASLTSAEAQQVRTQPAGEAIAASMDDTNILDKGSGVFTSLSEPNIALSSTPLPVTASTSAESRKNSQHEKILHKQQILEELQRVERELQIKGAGHLFLGTPNLDEQKRQLKSGDGADSTDSLLPGMSNIDLPTQSATALHGDATFPTTMTMANFTTTPPLSLPRAAVSVPGITGTSPAAAVSTGIGIQSPQITGTLTLPHPITASSDVSQNTAISDRPKAKPVSKKEGKNLRKPNLAAGKFIQQQTQQQQQQQQQQQQQQQQQQQQQQQQQQQQQQQQQQQQQQVTLVGLQQQYQEKQRQHVYQLQQVHDLQQLQQLNQQLQMQLDQVQVQQQQHHHDVHQFQAGVLSDSGAIVMPSQLLAHLHPTQTHLEHLHDQQTTQQNIPEPLDSELARLHRDTACPFFAAAPKAKALTADSTVLKLDDEMQIPMDEVAEIIESITFDDVPNGNYMALGPDDQDELELKKFGICDKDQEQLSKDLVSMEQHQVLRQVEQDASGSGRRSSERLTREKTLDDVYKKGFKRGLRMAAAQIRGSEPPYEDPGLDPTIIDNLVLGWNLNAATRNKDKNGAKVSAGTSSSSSSSSISSSSASSNQVQVATQTQGLATSTVTSLTEPDKKQVYTANACAKEKKARHALLSQQPSPCQQQQQQQQQQQPPQQQTTAGPVVTGHVQQQQQQQQQQQQQVQQQVQQSYQLDPAISVPVGAYAGSVVVPTGAQVTADPAPGTYPPANQNQQFACMDVDSETDSNHDTALTLACAGGHEELVEFLLSRGADIEHRDKKGFTPLILAATAGHQKVVEILLHHNADIEAQSERTKDTPLSLACSGGRFEVVELLLSRNANKEHRNVSDYTPLSLAASGGYVNIIKLLLQNGAEINSRTGSKLGISPLMLAAMNGHTQAVKLLLDMGSDINAQIETNRNTALTLACFQGRHEVVSLLLDRKANVEHRAKTGLTPLMEAASGGYVEVGRVLLTKGADVNATPVPSSRDTALTIAADKGHCRFVELLLARGTLVEVKNKKGNSPLWLAANGGHLNVVELLHNAHADIDSQDNRKVSCLMAAFRKGHTKVVKWMVGHVTQFPSDQEMTRYIGTVSDKELLEKCQECVKIIRAAKETQAAKAYKNASILLEELDMEKTREESKRAAAARRRERKKKKKLEKKEEKRKLHEENKKNETIYEDKEDASKKSEDEDADRADESDNEGGADSCERLDNVPSPSPVNRSPDDPDKEEGDSGIDANSQGSCSSNDVKARERKKDKKKKKNNNNNNSNINNSNSNNSNDKDSSPHRPQSSVFASSPSSSNISQSSIVAPSSKLQTCSSTSIPNSTCAPDKRASTSNSNAGGSSTSMATSSGNLRQPVASSSTSGNNNNNSSERKLKGQLVFESSRHPAEREDFEATGNENYVSGKGKKSNNSINSNQYDNDGINNSVKTLNSTSPKQAGKREEGWKEVVRKGQSDSDSGRFMNSPCRSKKISVPPNAISRVIGRGGSNINAIRAATGAHIEVEKQSKCQGERIITIKGPTDATKQAHTLIAALIKDPDVDILQMLPKNKLTVISSTWDKSTAPTSATSKPKTGPVNKPPTTVSGTTSYATKSGYTSSGISSVGQIMPLRSSSSIKLAGAFSAPLSRATAPRLVAAAEKRAHAAAAAAAAAAASGQVSSSSSNTRTTMSYTSAIMTSGRATKLITTTAPQTFAAKLSDITASTHTSTSNVQLNHTNQIINNSSNNNNNNNNNNSNSSNKQKSSLSSISQSQSSVNNVMSSTPSTSLNLSHQTMTSTSPKHCRTLPSLSTQSISGHYNSKTYSSSGPMTMQSSTITSTVVSNGSDNIVSSTSVNSMRVTPSPPVVTQSNSFQQQQSQQTQREQQQREHQQQQQHQQQREQQQQQQHQQQQHQQQQQREQQQQQQQREQQQQAHHHSHQQQQQPQPIRSTTPVISGIMEQSGSHQAQQQTSTPLEYSLFNDSFSKVAQQSVWGSRENESQKGMNFATVAGGGGSTNTSSAPSNKFIDSVPPQVDASKAPGYRGTSMCSPVSSKTSNSSVMSSGNSTIGSVQGVSPSGIHNSLQQQQQQYQASMNYGMNDHQLPSKTTSLAVARPVMNQQQNIELQNAGINQYNRAVYASDLASRNLNVNHQQQQHQQSQREMQQSQQQQSQQQQQQSSQQQPTPSQQQQASQQSQQQQQHQQMQSQQQQQQQQHMMASNSQQNLEVGLFKNNSGGYDHANVNSSLLKMVPNDGQSSGGHPMMPFHPHMQSYAPSISQSASVSTTVSMSRLNPRAPDFSSSLHLNNKPQVTMFNPPTGIHPNMFAPVPAAPPTGMQPNNLAMLGNYPLNKYQQQQQQQQQQQQQQQQQQQQQPTGGPNSRGPPPPTHPSTISSNGQARWQFSHPPHSNYPPHQDPMMAQMGFPNHLGNIGAAQVGGIDLITGLENGGSPTMSPSSPGQVSQEMSQLKLEDRKVPRPIGTERAWKNYNCGMGPGGDAEPPVNWMLNDKSVGSWNIPGMERQQMYRTNASYNRVSNLDPDIQQIMDSGFQGHMENPQAFPNGTAAALSMMPGLTLFPGQYGNATVLSEIPPPNDTTKMDAPGWGMPDPTAQDKHHPGWNKWTH; this is encoded by the exons ATGCAGAATGTAGCACAAGGAACATCCTCGGATAGCCAGAATAACGATAGAACGAGTGTTGTACACGACATTACGTCGTCTACTCCCCAGTCCTCGAACTCTAGCCCCACAAAGTCTGAGACCGAGACCTTTTCGGAACCACAACCACGCTTTATGACAGACTCATCTGAGAGTGAAGAGGACAGTATTTCAGAg ccggATATATTTCGTGCTTCGCTTGATCAATCTACATTAGAGGAGAGTCATCATCACCTGGAGCcatcaaagtttttattaacaCCCGAAGATCCAGAACGGTCTGTTGATCCAGAGACACAAGCGAGACTGGAGGCACTGCTGGAAGCTGCAGGAATTGGTAAATTGTCATCAAGTGATGGAAAACATTTAGCTGACCACGAGGTATTAAGAAGATTAACGTCTAGCGTGTCTTGTGCGCTAGACGAAGCTGCTGCAGCATTAACTAGAATGCGTAGTGATAATCCACGTGGACAGAACGAAAAACGTTCTCTTGTAGAAGCCTGTACTGACGGTGACGTTGGAACtgttagaaaattattaactgaAGGACGCAGTGTCCACGAAACTACTGAGGAAGGCGAAAGTCTGCTTTCTCTTGCTTGTTCTGCTGGATATTATGAACTAGCGCAG GTACTGTTAGCAATGAACGCCAACGTTGAAGATAGAGGTATCAAAGGAGACTGCACTCCGCTGATGGAAGCTGCGAGTGCTGGTCACGTTGACATTGTCAGTTTGCTCATCGCTCATGGGGCAGACGTCAATGCGCAATCCACTTCCG GTAATACACCATTGATGTACGGATGTGCTGGTGGCCATGAGAATGTAGTGAAGGCATTACTTGAAGCTGGCGCGAATGTTGAAGATCATAATGAAAATGGGCATACACCGTTGATGGAAGCAGCAAGTGCTGGCCATGTGCCAGTAGCTAAAATCTTATTGGAACACGGTGCCGGCATTAATACTCATTCGAATGAATTTAAAGAATCGGCATTAACACTCGCGTGTTACAAAGGTCACCTGGATATGGTAAGATTTTTGTTGGAAGCAGGTGCTGATCAAGAGCACAAGACCGATGAAATGCATACTGCGCTGATGGAGGCATCGATGGACGGTCATGTAGAAGTAGCCCGACTGTTGTTGGACTCCGGTGCCCAAGTTAATATGCCGACTGATAGTTTTGAATCGCCGTTAACACTGGCTGCGTGTGGTGGTCATGTTGATTTAGCGATGCTTTTAATCGAACGAGGAGCAAACATCGAGGAAGTTAATGACGAAGGTTATACACCATTGATGGAAGCTGCACGTGAAGGTCATGAAGAAATGGTGGCATTACTCTTAAGTCAGGGTGCGAATATTAATGCTCAGACTGAAGAGACCCAGGAAACGGCACTCACGTTGGCATGCTGTGGTGGTTTCCTTGAAGTTGctgattttttaatcaaagcaGGAGCTGACATTGAGTTGGGAGCATCAACGCCTCTCATGGAAGCTGCTCAAGAAGGTCATCTGGATCTTGTACGTTATCTCCTTGAGTCTGGTGCAGATGTTCATGCTCAGACTCAAACCGGTGACACAGCGCTTACCTACGCGTGTGAGAATGGTCACACGGATGTTGCAGATCTTTTACTTCAATTTGGTGCGGATTTAGAGCACGAATCTGAAGGCGGACGAACACCTCTGATGAAAGCCTGTCGGGCTGGGCATCTGTGCACCgtgcaatttttaatatctaaatTGGCCAGTCTCAATCGTAATACGACCAACAACGATCACACGCCGTTGTCACTTGCCTGCGCTGGCGGACACCTTGCGGTTGTCGAGCTATTGCTTGCCCAGTCTGCCGATCCATTCCATAAACTCAAGGACAACTCAACTATGCTGATTGAGGCGGCCAAGGGTGGACACACCAGTGTTGTTCAACTATTACTTGACTATCCTCACAGCATTATGATGAATGCTCAGCATAATGCTGCTACCCCTGCCCCTATGCTGCAACAACAAATGCAGCAGCAGCAGCCACAACAGCAACAGTTacagcaacaacagcaacCACAGCCTTCTCAAGTAATCCAACCCCAACCTTTGCctcaacaacaacaaccacagcagcagcagcagcagcagcaacaattGCAACAACAACCAATAATTCCCCAGCTACAACCACAAAACCTTAGTCATCAACAGCAAGTACCGATGTCTCATCAACAAGCACCATCACTTCAACAACCCCAGcatcaacagcaacaacagaGTCCAGAACAAAACCAAAACCAAAATTTACAACCGAAGCATAATAGCCAAAAATCATTGCTTCGAAAGAATCGTTCGGTGACGGTGATGCCGGACGCAAGTTTAACCTCCGCTGAAGCGCAGCAAGTACGAACTCAGCCTGCAGGTGAAGCTATCGCTGCATCGATGGATGACACAAATATATTAGATAAAGGCAGTGGTGTTTTTACCAGTTTATCAGAACCTAATATTGCATTAAGTTCAACGCCATTACCTGTTACTGCGTCCACGTCTGCTGAGAGTCGTAAAAACTCGCAACACGAAAAAATTCTTCATAAACAACAAATTCTCGAAGAATTACAG AGGGTAGAACGCGAACTTCAGATCAAAGGCGCAGGCCATTTGTTTTTAGGTACTCCTAATTTAGATGAACAAAAAAGACAACTAAAATCCGGTGATGGTGCAGATTCAACTGATTCACTACTGCCAGGAATGTCGAATATTGATTTACCAACTCAATCAGCTACTGCACTTCAtg GGGATGCAACATTTCCTACAACGATGACGATGGCCAACTTCACGACAACGCCACCGCTGTCATTGCCAAGGGCTGCTGTCAGTGTACCGGGAATTACTGGGACATCACCAGCAGCAGCAGTGTCAACTGGAATTGGAATACAATCACCGCAGATCACTGGCACTTTGACTCTTCCTCATCCAATAACGGCTAGCAGTGACGTCAGTCAAAATACTGCCATCAGTGATCGACCCAAGGCTAAACCTGTCTCTAAGAAAGAGGGTAAAAATCTTCGTAAGCCCAATCTTGCTGCTGGCAAGTTCATTCAACAACAAacacagcagcagcaacaacaacaacagcagcagcaacaacagcagcagcaacaacaacagcagcagcaacaacagcaacaacaacaacaacagcagcagcagcaacaacaacaacaagtAACATTGGTGGGACTCCAACAGCAATATCAAGAAAAACAACGACAGCATGTATATCAGCTGCAACAAGTTCATGACCTTCAACAACTTCAGCAATTGAATCAACAACTTCAGATGCAGTTGGACCAAGTACAG gtacagcagcagcagcatcaTCATGATGTACATCAATTTCAAGCTGGTGTTCTAAGTGACAGTGGTGCTATTGTAATGCCCAGTCAACTATTGGCTCACCTTCACCCCACTCAGACCCATCTTGAGCATCTTCACGATCAG CAAACAACTCAGCAAAATATTCCGGAGCCTTTGGACTCTGAATTGGCAAGATTGCATAGAGACACTGCCTGCCCTTTCTTTGCTGCCGCACCTAAAGCTAAAGCATTGACTGCTGACAGCACTGTCCTGAAATTAGATGACGAAATGCAGATACCAATGGACGAGGTTGCCGAAATAATCGAATCAATTACCTTCGACGATGTGCCTAACGGTAACTATATGGCTC TTGGTCCAGACGATCAAGATGAATTAGAGCTTAAGAAATTTGGTATTTGTGACAAAGACCAAGAGCAGCTCTCAAAAGACCTTGTATCCATGGAACAACATCAGGTATTGCGTCAAGTTGAGCAG gaTGCCAGCGGCTCTGGAAGACGATCCAGTGAGAGATTAACTCGAGAAAAAACTCTAGATGATGTTTATAAGAAAGGTTTTAAACGCGGTTTGCGTATGGCAGCTGCGCAAATACGTGGCTCTGAACCACCTTATGAGGATCCTGGACTCGATCCAACAa ttatagaTAATCTAGTGCTGGGTTGGAATCTAAATGCAGCTACACGGAACAAGGACAAAAATGGAGCTAAAGTTAGTGCTGGAACTAGTAGCAGTAGCTCAAGTAGCAGCATTAGTAGTAGCAGTGCAAGCAGTAATCAGGTTCAAGTAGCAACGCAGACTCAAGGACTGGCAACGAGTACCGTGACAAGTCTTACGGAACCCGATAAAAAACAAGTATATACCGCAAATGCCTGTGCTAAAGAGAAAAAAGCTAGGCATGCTCTTTTATCACAGCAGCCTTCTCCATgtcaacagcagcagcagcaacaacagcagcagcagccaCCGCAACAACAAACCACTGCTGGTCCGGTAGTAACTGGTCATGttcaacagcagcagcaacaacaacagcagcagcagcagcaagtGCAGCAACAAGTTCAACAAAGTTATCAATTAGATCCAGCGATAAGTGTACCAGTTGGAGCGTATGCAGGCAGTGTTGTAGTACCTACAGGTGCGCAGGTCACCGCAGATCCAGCTCCAGGTACTTATCCACCGGCAAATCAGAATCAGCAGTTTGCTTGTATGGATGTTGATTCAGAAACAGACAGCAATCATGACACGGCACTAACGCTTGCATGTGCTGGTGGTCACGAGGAACTTGTTGAATTTCTACTCAGTCGTGGTGCGGACATTGAACATCGTGATAAAAAAGGTTTTACACCATTAATATTAGCAGCAACTGCTGGACATCAAAAAGTTGTTGAAATACTTTTACATCACAATGCAGACATTGAAGCACAGTCTGAACGAACTAAAGATACACCATTGTCACTTGCTTGCAGTGGTGGAAGATTTGAGGTTGTAGAACTATTACTGTCTCGTAACGCCAACAAAGAACATCGCAATGTATCTGACTATACACCACTGAGTTTAGCTGCATCTGGTGGTTATGtcaatataataaaacttttgctGCAGAATGGTGCTGAAATAAATTCACGAACCGGTTCAAAACTTGGAATATCTCCACTGATGCTTGCTGCTATGAACGGTCATACTCAGGCAGTTAAATTACTATTGGATATGGGTAGTGATATTAATGCGCAGATTGAAACAAATCGTAATACTGCTTTAACTCTTGCTTGCTTCCAAGGCAGACATGAAGTTGTAAGTCTGTTACTTGATCGTAAAGCAAATGTTGAGCATCGAGCGAAAACAGGATTAACACCATTAATGGAAGCCGCCAGTGGTGGTTACGTTGAAGTTGGTCGTGTTTTATTAACTAAAGGCGCGGATGTTAATGCAACTCCTGTACCCTCGTCGCGTGATACTGCCCTTACTATTGCCGCCGACAAGGGTCACTGTCGTTttgttgaattattattagcaCGTGGTACCCTAGTTgaggttaaaaataaaaaaggtaaCAGTCCGTTGTGGCTCGCTGCAAATGGCGGTCATCTTAATGTTGTTGAACTTTTACACAATGCCCATGCTGACATTGATTCACAAGACAATCGTAAAGTGTCTTGTTTAATGGCAGCCTTTCGTAAGGGACATACTAAAGTTGTTAAATGGATGGTTGGTCATGTAACGCAATTTCCAAGTGATCAAGAAATGACAAGGTATATTGGTACTGTTAGTGACAAAGAACTATTGGAAAAGTGTCAAgagtgtgttaaaataatacgcGCTGCTAAAGAAACTCAAGCAGCTAAAGCCTATAAAAATGCCAGTATACTTTTGGAAGAACTAGATATGGAAAAAACACGTGAAGAATCAAAGCGTGCGGCAGCAGCACGTAGACGTGagcgtaaaaaaaagaaaaagttggAAAAGAAAGAAGAAAAGCGTAAATTGCAtgaggaaaataaaaagaatgaAACAATTTATGAGGATAAAGAGGATGCGTCAAAAAAATCGGAAGATGAGGATGCCGATAGAGCTGATGAAAGCGACAATGAGGGTGGTGCTGACAGTTGCGAACGTCTGGACAACGTTCCCTCACCATCCCCAGTAAATCGCAGCCCTGATGATCCTGATAAAGAAGAGGGTGACAGTGGTATCGATGCTAATAGCCAAGGAAGCTGTAGCAGTAATGATGTTAAAGCACGCGAACGAAAGAAAgataagaaaaagaagaagaataataataataacaacagtaatattaataatagcaactcaaataatagtaatgataaaGACAGCTCCCCACATCGCCCTCAATCTTCAGTTTTTGCTTCTTCTCCTTCATCATCAAATATATCCCAATCCTCCATAGTAGCACCTAGTAGTAAACTTCAAACTTGTTCTTCAACTTCAATTCCTAATTCAACTTGTGCTCCCGATAAACGCGCTTCAACTAGTAATAGTAATGCCGGAGGTTCGTCAACTTCAATGGCCACCTCGTCTGGCAACTTACGACAGCCAGTTGCATCTTCCTCTACTagtggtaataataataataattcctcCGAGCGTAAGCTCAAAGGACAACTTGTATTTGAATCTTCAAGGCATCCTGCAGAGCGTGAGGACTTTGAGGCAACCGGTAATGAAAATTATGTTTCTGGAAAGGGAAAGAAATCTAATAATAGCATTAATAGTAATCAGTATGATAACGATGGAATAAACAATAGtgttaaaacattaaattcaacGAGTCCGAAACAGGCTGGTAAACGAGAAGAGGGTTGGAAAGAAGTTGTTCGTAAGGGACAATCTGATTCTGATTCTGGTAGATTCATGAATTCTCCATGtcgttctaaaaaaatatcggTCCCACCAAATGCTATTAGTCGTGTTATTGGTCGAGGTGGTAGTAATATTAATGCTATTCGCGCTGCGACTGGTGCTCATATTGAGGTTGAAAAGCAGAGCAAGTGTCAAGGCGAACGTATTATCACGATCAA aGGTCCAACTGACGCTACTAAACAAGCTCATACTTTAATAGCTGCTCTTATAAAAGATCCCGACGTAGATATCCTTCAGATGCTGCCAAAGAACAAACTTACGGTGATTTCTTCAACTTGGGATAAATCGACGGCACCAACGAGTGCC ACATCCAAGCCTAAGACGGGACCGGTAAATAAACCACCAACCACTGTCTCCGGGACCACTAGTTATGCAACTAAATCTGGTTATACTTCATCGGGAATATCCTCTGTCGGTCAGATAATGCCCTTAAGGTCATCGTCATCAATTAAATTAGCCGGTGCATTTTCAGCGCCTCTATCACGCGCAACAGCACCACGACTAGTAGCAGCTGCCGAAAAACGTGCTCATGCCGcggcagcagcagcagcagcagctgcTGCATCTGGACAGGTATCATCCTCGTCATCTAATACCAGAACAACAATGTCTTATACTAGTGCTATTATGACCTCGGGACGGGCTACTAAACTTATAACAACAACTGCACCGCAGACATTTGCTGCTAAATTGTCGGATATCACTGCCTCGACTCACACATCAACTTCAAATGTACAATTAAATCATACAAATCAGATTATTAACAACagcagtaataataataataacaacaacaacaataatagtaatagtagtaATAAACAAAAGTCCTCGTTATCATCAATATCTCAATCTCAAAGTTCAGTGAATAATGTTATGTCATCAACACCCTCGACATCGCTTAACTTATCTCATCAAACCATGACGAGCACATCGCCCAAGCACTGCCGTACACTGCCGTCTCTATCTACTCAAAGTATATCAGGACATTATAATAGTAAAACTTACTCATCGTCTGGCCCTATGACCATGCAATCCTCCACAATAACATCTACTGTTGTTTCAAATGGCTCGGATAATATTGTGTCGTCTACTTCTGTTAATTCTATGCGTGTTACACCATCTCCACCAGTTGTCACGCAATCAAATAGTTTTCAACAACAGCAATCTCAACAGACACAGCGAGAGCAACAGCAGCGAGAAcatcagcagcagcaacaacatcAACAACAGCGAgagcagcagcaacagcaacaacaccagcaacaacaacatcaacagcagcagcagcgggagcagcagcaacaacaacagcaacgaGAGCAGCAGCAGCAAGCTCATCACCATTCGCatcaacagcagcaacaaccCCAACCAATACGCAGCACGACTCCAGTTATTTCAGGAATTATGGAACAATCTGGATCACATCAAGCTCAACAGCAAACAAGTACACCACTTGAATACTCTTTGTTCAATGATAGTTTTTCAAAGGTTGCTCAACAATCAGTATGGGGAAGTCGTGAAAACGAATCTCAGAAGGGTATGAATTTTGCAACAGTTGCTGGTGGTGGTGGATCTACAAATACTTCTAGTGCTCCttccaataaatttattgacagTGTACCACCACAAGTTGATGCTTCAAAGGCACCTGGTTACAGAGGTACATCGATGTGTTCACCAGTTTCCAGTAAAACAAGTAATAGCAGTGTTATGTCATCGGGCAACTCAACAATAGGCAGTGTACAAGGTGTATCACCATCTGGTATTCACAACAGCTTacagcaacagcagcaacagTATCAAGCATCAATGAATTATGGTATGAATGATCATCAATTGCCAAGTAAAACAACAAGTTTAGCAGTTGCACGGCCAGTTATGAATCAACAGCAGAATATCGAACTACAAAACGCTGGTATTAATCAATACAATAGAGCTGTATATGCCAGTGATCTTGCCTCGCGAAATCTCAATGTAAAtcatcagcagcagcagcatcaGCAATCTCAACGTGAGATGCAGCAATCGCAACAGCAACAAtcacagcagcagcaacagcaatCTTCCCAGCAACAGCCAACTCCATCTCAGCAGCAACAAGCTTCTCAGCAGTctcagcagcagcaacaacatcAACAGATGCAATCacagcagcaacagcagcagcagcagcacaTGATGGCATCAAATTCACAGCAAAACCTCGAGGttggtttatttaaaaacaactcTGGTGGATACGACCATGCAAACGTTAATTCTAGTTTATTGAAAATGGTACCAAATGACGGGCAATCGAGTGGTGGGCATCCGATGATGCCATTTCATCCACATATGCAAAGTTATGCTCCATCAATAAGCCAATCAGCGAGTGTCAGTACGACTGTGAGTATGTCAAGATTAAATCCACGTGCTCCTGACTTTTCAAGTTCATTACATCTCAATAATAAACCACAAGTAACGATGTTCAATCCACCAACGGGTATTCATCCAAATATGTTTGCACCGGTACCAGCAGCACCACCAACTGGTATGCAACCAAACAATTTAGCAATGCTTGGTAATTATCCTCTGAATAAATatcagcaacaacaacaacagcaacagcagcagcagcagcagcaacaacaacagcagcagcaacaaccaACTGGTGGACCAAATTCACGTGGACCACCACCACCGACTCATCCATCAACTATATCATCAAACGGACAAGCAAGATGGCAATTCAGCCATCCGCCACACAGTAATTATCCACCGCATCAAGATCCAATGATGGCACAAATGGGATTCCCCAATCATTTGGGTAACATTGGTGCTGCTCAAGTCGGTGGCATTGATCTGATAACTGGATTAGAGAATGGAGGTTCGCCGACAATGTCACCCTCATCTCCAGGTCAAGTTTCACAAGAGATGAgtcaattaaaattagaagACCGTAAAGTACCGAGGCCTATTGGTACTGAAAGAGcatggaaaaattataattgtggTATGGGACCTGGTGGTGATGCTGAGCCTCCAGTTAATTGGATGTTGAATGATAAATCAGTTGGATCATGGAATATACCTGGAATGGAGAGACAACAAATGTATCGAACAAATGCTTCCTATAATCGTGTTTCAAACCTTGATCCAGATATCCAGCAGATTATGGATTCAGGTTTTCAg GGGCATATGGAAAATCCACAAGCATTCCCTAATGGTACTGCAGCAGCATTATCAATGATGCCAGGATTAACATTATTTCCAGGGCAGTATGGAAATGCGACTGTTTTATCAGAAATACCACCACCAAATGATACCACTAAAATGGATGCGCCAGGATGGGGGATGCCTGATCCGACAGCACAAGATAAACATCATccg GGATGGAACAAATGGACACACTAA